The region CCGTGGCTGTGTCACTGCCAAAAATAGACCTTGATGTCAAACACGAGCTCCAGGTGAGTGCTGGATTTCTGGCCACATTTTCAGTTTCCAAatcaagttcattttaatttgcgTTTCACTTTCATACGTACACAGAACTAAAATGCATTGAGCACTGGTAAGTGGGGGGGAAGTTAACTTGCAATTCTTTACCCACAGAAacacctgcagcagctgggTTTAGTGGAGGCTGTCGACAAATCCAAGGCAGATTTTTCAGGAATCACAGGGAAGAAAGACCTGCATATCTCAAATTTCCTTCACGCCACAGCATTCGAGATAACTACTGGAGGCAATCCCTTTGATGAGAATGTTTTTGGCCGAGAGGAGCTGAAGACTCCCAAGCTTTTCTACGCTGACCATCCTTTCATTTTCCTTGTTCAGGACAAGAAAACCAATTCCATTCTTCTAATTGGTAGACTTCTAAAACCAAATGATGGAAGGCATGATGAGCTATGAGGAACACTCAATTATTTAGAATGGTATACATTtctatttcattcatttaaatgtcgagatatataaatatacattcagGCTTCCAAAGGATTAAGTGTTAAGATGAGTACCtctgttaaaatgtataaaGTCCAATATGTTCAAGTTTCCAGCCCCACTGTCACAAAGTTTGTTACAAGTATGATTATTACAATTAAATGCCTGTCTGGTCTCTGTCAGTTTTTAATTCCTATGTCACAACCTCAGTCAGTACcatattctgtctttttttgttgttcactCAGCCTTATTATTGGGATTATGTTTTGTACTccaatttttgcatttttagcttaaaaattatttttgcaaaataaaGCAGACTTTTTTCATAGACCCTGCTTAGGGTTTCATTTGCGGGGATTACACACAAGGCATGTTACCACAAATCTCAAATGATGTGCATTAGAATgtatcaatactttttttttttttttacctaaagTGAcatcaaaactgaaataaaatgataaatgattcCAGATGCGTAATGATTAGGTAAGCAATAAGCCACATTTGGGTAACCTCTTTAATGCacaaaacaatgtaaaatacatgttgtaaaatgcacaaaaataaactcaaatatGTACcagcaaaagaaaacagatcatacatatttatattatacaaGCAGAATCTCTTCATAAAAGAAAGTTGTGTCTCTTTTTTGGCTCAGAGGCATCCATCACACGAAGCTATGAATCCATTTAAGGCCTCTTGATATAAAGGGAAATGTTAAAGATTCAAAGTGTTACTGTATCACATCACTTTCTTAGCCTGATCCCTCAAGACCGTTCACTTGAAGCTAATTGGGTTGACCAGCTTCGATGCTCAGAAGTAGGCTTTGTTAACCATGAttatatttgatttcattaaGTTGTCAAAATGAGAATACAATGCTTTATCATATCTAAGGGGTAAGAGAACTGCCTCATGGACATTTTGAAGAGGCCGTAAAAGATAAAACTGGGATACCCGCGCCAActttttatgacaacgttgcAACTTACATGAGTAAATTCAATGAATCTATTCACAATAAACTGGTAAAAACTAAACATGGATTTAACCAAGAGAAGGGAATATCCACATCACAAGTAAATGCCTTAACAGATGGAGTCAATTTCTCCCAAGTAGCGAAACTATAACATATCCTTATATCCTGCACGGCAGTACACTTTGACTTCTTGTGTTGACACATTCAGCAGAGCCAAGTTTATCCGCTATATTTTGGCAACACGAATGGCGGTActgatatttacaaaataaatgtatttctcaaCTGCCCAGCTTCAAAATGGAGTACACCAGGGATCAGATAAAGGGGAAATTTAGAAGAAAAACCATAGGGTCTTTGAAGTTGTCTTCATCAAGCACAAGAATAATACGTCTTTGAAATGCAAAGGGATTGAAAACATGGGATTTTCCAACAAATGTATAATCGGCCAAGTGTCAAAAGACTGATCTTCAGGAAAACAGGACATACCAACCTTGACTAACCCCTGCCACTTTCAAGAACAAATACCCAGTATTTTACATTCCCAATATTGTATTACAGCCAAAGAAGTAATATCAAGTAAGCAGACACAGGGGAATTTTGTCTAATCTAAGGTAAAACAGCATCATTAATACAGGTTGTTGCCACATTTCACCACAGGCAACTCTTGACCGGtgtattcaaaattatttattttgcgtgTCTTGGAATTCTTGAAACCATTGTGAATACTGTGCATCTGAAAGATGGCGTTTTGAACAGGACAGGCATCAGCCCATGTTTTTGCGGTTGCCGTAGCCTCTTCGGTGGGTGTCTTTCCAGTTGTCCCAGTCGCGAGCTTTCTGCAAAGCCTCCTCATCGTCATTCTCAATCTGTCgctctttctcttccttctccCGCTCCTCATTGTCAATTTCAGCTGAAAGAGGACAGAGGTGTTAAGGGTACCCCACAATGGGTTTGACCGACCCCAGGCTGTAAAAAACTCTCCCTCTAGGATATTACTGCACTTTGATCCCCAAAGGTAGCACTTGTGTTTGATTGCAAGTTGCTCcagataagagcatttgctaaatggctgtaaagtAAAACCGCTTGCACACCAGAAGCAGATTTATCCTACCTGCACTGCGTGGGATTCCCTGATCAGGGAGCATTCCATGCTTCCTGTGCTGGTCATACCAGTCATCCACTGTCATAGTTGGGAGGCTGGGATAGCCAGCACCAAACACTCTAAAGACAATAAAAATTACATGTTAGCATTCcaattacagtgtttttttttttccccagcagccaatcaaaatgttatAATGTATTGCACTTGCATACCTAGCCTGAACAGCATCCTTAGTGAGAATGAAGGGCTTCATTGGAGGCCTCTGCTGGGACTGTGATGGTTTGGCTGGATTCtaaccatttaaaaagaaaaatgttttagtaaggatgggggggggggctaaatcAAATCAGTGTACGCTAGGTCCTACCCATCCCGTACTAAAGACAATAACCCCaaccattttacatttaaagcaAGATTTTAAAGACATGTACCTGTTTAAATGCATCCATTCTCTTCAAAATCTGAATTTCCTGGTCAATGCTCTCAATTTCTTCCAAAGCAATGACAATCCATTTTCTGACATTGAGGAGGTAGAAGTCCCGAACCATTTCATCCTCAGCTTTCCCACTTTCTACCACAGACCTGATTTCTGTCAGCTTGGCTTCTGTGTCTTTCTTATGTTTGTATCTGAGGGGGGAAATAATATTGTGGAAAACCTTCAGTGGATGCTTGTGTGTACAGAAAAATATGTACTTAGAGCACTGGTGAAATGTCGTAATTATTATAGCTAACGTTATAATTATTAactatgcatttatatttacgAAAACTACATAAGAGTTTAAgtcacaacagaaaaaaaattaaccttTCAATTTTTGCTTGTCTCTGCGTTGCCATGGCAATCAAATCTGGAGGGTTGAAAGATGGTGTTGGACCATTCTCTGCTTCCTCCGGTGTGTCGGCAGAACTGTCGTTTGTTTTGGGAAGTTCAAAACTCATCATTCCGTATTCTTTGCATCTTTTCAAGAAGTCCAAAAAGTAAACCCTTGCACTCTGGACCTGCTCCAGCCGCTTTGCCAAATTCACTTGCTTCATTGTAAGGGCTCCGAGAAGTGCAGGTAGCATCAGGTACTTCAGATCTGCAGTTGCAATTTCTTCCAGTTCTTCATTTCGGCTGTTAAATCAAGCACGTAACGGACGTAACCAATAGGAAAACAAGTCGTAAGCTGCCTAGATATCTACGTATGTTACAATGTATTACGCGTACACACATCAGTAGCCATTTACCTAGAAATCGCAGCATCACTGTATTATAGGCAACGTTAGCTTAGCCATGTCGCTAAAATCACACCTAAATGAATACTTACGTTACATGATAATTACAAACTAAGCAATCACCTAGTTGAATACTTTGCCTGCAAATGCTAGAATGATCTATGAAGCAATTTATAAATCACTTCATGTCGGCCAGTGGTTtaccgttagctagctaagtaaTTAGATAACGTTGTCGTAAAATTTCTTCTTAGCTACCGTTAAAAACCCCTGACTTGTTTTCAGCCTGGACAGATGTAACTGCAAGTGAAATCTTGCATCCTTTTCGACGCAAGCAATGCCGGAATCGCTGTCCTAAAATGTATTCTAACTGTGAAGAGTACCTGACACGTTAACATGTGTTACCACGGCGGCAAAATTATATCGAGATACGAATGATTTAAATGCGGTcactgcatttagatcaaacctaccatgtattaaaaaaatatataaataaaacactcgTCAGTCACCCGCTTAATCTGATTCATAGCGTTTAAACAAATATAGCGATGGAACCCCTCAAAAGAAACTGTAGGCTACAAGTGACGTTTAAATATAGACCCACTAGTGTGACTTTCGCAACTCTGGGACTAAACTGGCCCACTGTTTAATCAGTAAACCTCAAAATTATCTTAAAAATACAGTGAGCACTAGAGGCTTAGTTAAGTATTTTAGTAGCTATCATTTTTGTTGCCAACTTGAGTATACTTGATGTACTAAAGGTTGCTAAGAAGTTCAAATATATCAGCCCAAGTATACTTTCCTGAATTGTATAATAGTTCAAAAGTCAACAAAGtacactttattatttttagaaagtATGCCATAGCCCTGTGCTTATAAAACCTTGTAGGGTCAACCTTGTCAAAGTTCCCTTTCACCTAAAATTGGTTATTCAAGTATTACAACTATCATATGATACGGAGCACATCCCAACACCACTCCATAAAATGCAGGGGAAAATCTATAGTTAGTACATAAGAAAACTGAAGTGAGCCTCAGCCATGTTTATGGGTTGCCACGGGCAAAGATGTTATTACTGAGTAATCATTGACATGGAAATAGGACAGCATCTTATTCCATAACTGCCCTGGTACCAGAAGAAGAACATCAAACAACACTTAATGTATTCATGTCTCTTTGTATATAAGGTTACCAATATTTTAATGTCCAATTCTAAATCATTTGGAACTGCTCAGGTGTCTGAGCCATTTGTACTGGTCAGGATGGACCTTATGGGGAAATGGACGGTAACTTCAAGAGGcaatatgtgcatatgtgacCGACTGCAAAAAGTGGGCAGAGGCATCCACTAAAGTCTAAGCAGGCGAGGATGTAGCATAATGCATTTTGGAATTCACACTGACTGATGAGGGGAATTCAGCAATAAGGTGTAGCCTagagtttttcttttgttctgtaGGGGGTTGCAGCGATATGGTTTAAAACTTTCGCGCTATGATGCCATTATAAACGTTCTTGACATAATTGTGCCACCGAGGTAACACATTTCTACGCTTGCGGGTcgggctaacgttagctagctaccagCTATTCTAAATGTTGTTGTGAGCTAGCTGGCAACCTGCCTCTAAACAACTAAATTACCGCAAGATACGCTTGTAACGTTACCAACTGGCTAAGCTTACAAGTATCCACTGCGCCACAAGTGCTTACTGTTAGTACTGTAATAGTATTAGTACGTTAGCTCGTAGCTAACAAAGTGTGTAGcttatgttagctagctacctgaaCAAGTCGAGCTGGGTTACCATTCGCGTTGCTTCCTCCAAATGCATAATCCCACGCTTGACTTTAACCTGTATTTGATTGGATCCAGTTGGTTCGTTTGTGCTGTCCACATCATCGAATAGCTTCCATCCACGATCCAATAAGTCAGAAAGTTTCGGCAATTCTGACTCAGACATTTGAGCCTCATTTGAGCCAACTGcagctgccattttatttattcctacGTGCTGTTGTTGTCAATAAGATATGACTACTCTCACTCTCCGTATATTCCGGTGACGCACTTCCTGTATTCAGAATATTTCGCCAAAGTGGCTTATGGGAAAGTAGTTTACAGTGTGTGGGCATATGCGGGCTGTTTTGTGCTTTAATGAGAGAACTGGGGAATTAAATAGCTGCATGAAGCTGTGTTGATGGGCCTGAAGTCTTCCCCCCAGTGAAATGTAGCCTACTAAACTGACCAGACTTTGTGAATATGCACAGACCCACGTCCTCTATGAAAATATGTCGgtttgcaaccgaggacagcgTCAAACTATATATTCTTTCACGAAACAAGGCAATGAAACTTTTATGAAACTAATTTGTAAAACCCCAATGTCACGTACGAAGTGCTACATTTGACTTTCAGTTTAGTTTCTCTAACTTTTAATTATCAATCAGTAGTCATGTATCAAGACTACCACAAGGTGGCACTGCTACATTCATGTTCtacccgtgtccgtgtgggtttcctccgggtactccagtttcctcccagagcccaaagacatgcaagtaggCAAACTGCAGACTCAAAATTGCCcgtgggtatgagtgtgtgagtgaatggtgtgtgtgccctgcaatagattggcggcctgccCAGGGTGTTTTCCTCCTAATGGgtgctgggataagctccagcacccctgaAAGCCTGCCCAGGAAAAGCaggtttagataatggatggaaggatgaATCCACCTTCATTGGCATTGTTTTGATTATTGAAGTTACAGTAGTTGTTGCATGCATGGAAGCTTGGCACTTtggcatttatttgaaaaacaactgtaaagacaacaaagtagcAGGAGCTATAATTCAGTTAATGATCAAATAGTTCTAGCTCATGGGGggattgttattgttattgactTATCAATAATAGCACTATTAAGgaaagtattacatttttagtGCTGTTTGTTGGCTACAGGTATGTACTGAAATCACTGCATGAAAGATATTTTTGCTGCAACAATTATTGCACCACTTGCCTACAGTTCACTGGTAAACTGAGCCATATACATTCCTTATAATAATACAGGTAGAGCTATGCTATTTTTCACTGAGAAGTGTCCTATGGAATAACACTCTGGTCAGAAAAAATATGCTAGTCGAGTTTACTTCTCAGGGTGTATTGTAAAAGTTTTAGCATTAATTAGCAGTTTACACTCACCACACCGTGGTTAAGATGGAAAGGGAGATAACAATTTTTAGCGAGTAAAATCAGGGGAtaattaggtggcaggttgaaaGAGCCAGTTTTGAGATTTAGTCGGGGCtctggggaaccccctactctttgtgaTTAGTGTCACTGGACCAAAGAAATTTCCTGATTAATTGAATACTGTTAATATACAGCgagctccataacatttgggacaaaaaaataaataaaaaaaattctcgcATTGGCACATAACTTCCCATTATGgtgccccccatttcagggcaccataatgtttggcgCAAATTGCTTCACATGtgttttggatgagatgttggatggcaggtgtctgcatacttttggccatacaGTGTATGTTTCACTGTCTCAGTGTTACGACCCCATGGGTCTAGGGGTGCATGGGGTATGTAACTTGATGTTAAATGGCCGGGAGATGTTAATGCTGTAGATttggtaacaacaaaaaaaacacagacaaagcagcaactcagtgcacGGGTGTTTACTGTGATAAACAAAACGGTGCAACAAACTACCAGACATATaacaacccagacacacactaccagggtcaacggacgctggatgttgccaaaagaacaaacaaacaagctagctaaaccagagagtaaactaatctagtgtatcaagtacacaaacaaaaggcctatcTACTCTAACTAGCAGACTGAAACACAATTGGTTGGCAATCACCCCTAAGGACTAGTGAATCTATACATAACATAGCCTACGGGCATATGTACAGGAGCCCCCAGTCTTACCTGTCCCAAGCCTTGGAAGTGTacataaaacaagacaagttcaaATGAGGTGTTAACATACATAGTCAAAGACataacacagagcaaacagtcaGACATCCATTGTTACAAACAGGTGGGGTTTTTATAGTAGATGTG is a window of Anguilla rostrata isolate EN2019 chromosome 9, ASM1855537v3, whole genome shotgun sequence DNA encoding:
- the igbp1 gene encoding immunoglobulin-binding protein 1 isoform X2, with the translated sequence MRLKCLSQNCRNFLTYWIVDGSYSMMWTAQTNQLDPIKYRLKSSVGLCIWRKQRECRNEELEEIATADLKYLMLPALLGALTMKQVNLAKRLEQVQSARVYFLDFLKRCKEYGMMSFELPKTNDSSADTPEEAENGPTPSFNPPDLIAMATQRQAKIERYKHKKDTEAKLTEIRSVVESGKAEDEMVRDFYLLNVRKWIVIALEEIESIDQEIQILKRMDAFKQNPAKPSQSQQRPPMKPFILTKDAVQARVFGAGYPSLPTMTVDDWYDQHRKHGMLPDQGIPRSAAEIDNEEREKEEKERQIENDDEEALQKARDWDNWKDTHRRGYGNRKNMG
- the igbp1 gene encoding immunoglobulin-binding protein 1 isoform X1, which produces MAAAVGSNEAQMSESELPKLSDLLDRGWKLFDDVDSTNEPTGSNQIQVKVKRGIMHLEEATRMVTQLDLFSRNEELEEIATADLKYLMLPALLGALTMKQVNLAKRLEQVQSARVYFLDFLKRCKEYGMMSFELPKTNDSSADTPEEAENGPTPSFNPPDLIAMATQRQAKIERYKHKKDTEAKLTEIRSVVESGKAEDEMVRDFYLLNVRKWIVIALEEIESIDQEIQILKRMDAFKQNPAKPSQSQQRPPMKPFILTKDAVQARVFGAGYPSLPTMTVDDWYDQHRKHGMLPDQGIPRSAAEIDNEEREKEEKERQIENDDEEALQKARDWDNWKDTHRRGYGNRKNMG